A portion of the Toxoplasma gondii ME49 chromosome VIIb, whole genome shotgun sequence genome contains these proteins:
- a CDS encoding hypothetical protein (encoded by transcript TGME49_258820~Signal peptide predicted by SignalP 2.0 HMM (probability 0.570) with cleavage site probability 0.369 at residue 32~Predicted trans-membrane domain (TMHMM2.0):14-37:63-81) translates to MASLVQPARFLDAAVMGLFAMVLSALMLYMFGEFWNLSQDPRFSQWKIGFFMQKLFPFKRNFDFNLTHILLFTVCVLLLSFRPDYELLPPEQQAQYRGHGCCSLNAGSSEEPQQQAEGSHYAKEGKKKH, encoded by the exons ATGGCGTCCCTCGTCCAACCGGCTCGTTTCTTGGATG CCGCGGTCATGGGGCTCTTCGCCATGGTGCTTTCTGCTCTGATGCTGTACATGTTCGGCGAATTCTGGAACCTGTCTCAAGATCCGCGGTTCAGTCAGTGGAAAATTGGTTTTTTCATGCAAAAACTCTTCCCCTTCAAG AGAAATTTCGACTTCAACCTTACCCACATCCTCCTCTTCaccgtctgcgtcctcttgCTTAGCTTCCG TCCGGACTACGAACTCCTGCCTCCTGAGCAACAAGCTCAGTACCGCGGCCACGGCTGCTGCTCGCTGAATGCCGGCTCTTCAGAGGAGCCTCAGCAGCAGGCCGAGGGCAGCCATTAcgcgaaggaaggaaagaagaagcactGA
- the SRS27B gene encoding SAG-related sequence SRS27B (encoded by transcript TGME49_258810~Gene product name based on ToxoDB Community Expert Annotation.) translates to MDRTSVHAGGVFGHLSRALFLAGLLHSVRHHTALSTATQETPTKKCESGQIEVSLTPLELAVKLECSSGSQLFPSEYFNALAYSDGKCGEQGTALDDLLDDGEGTINNTELVITKLPTEEKRLCYQCKSGGAVTCSAVIIVASLPKSCMASEAVGRHMQARSTDLVLELKGTTPVFFSCPDGDTLDPSGNDEVYVGDDCGTKSSRTDVERKGGSENGYSFKMNKAPTQQETFCYKCKKSDGAIDDCMVKIKTVPTITIVLPPDDDLSSGAAVTNYVSGHLCMAALWLGFRFLNGAP, encoded by the coding sequence ATGGACAGGACATCTGTTCACGCTGGCGGCGTGTTTGGCCATCTCAGCCGCGCTTTGTTTCTTGCGGGACTCCTCCATTCTGTGAGGCACCACACCGCACTGTCCACGGCAACTCAGGAGACTCCGACAAAGAAGTGCGAGAGTGGACAGATCGAGGTTTCATTGACTCCTCTTGAACTCGCCGTCAAGTTGGAGTGCTCCTCCGGCTCACAGCTCTTTCCAAGTGAGTACTTCAATGCCCTCGCCTACTCGGATGGGAAATGCGGCGAACAGGGGACAGCATTGGATGATCTGTTAGACGATGGTGAAGGAACCATAAACAACACCGAGCTAGTAATCACGAAGCTCCCCaccgaagagaaaagactcTGCTACCAGTGCAAGAGTGGTGGTGCTGTGACCTGCTCCGCCGTTATTATCGTTGCGAGCCTGCCAAAAAGTTGCATGGCTTCAGAAGCTGTGGGTCGTCATATGCAAGCCCGATCAACAGATCTGGTTCTGGAACTAAAGGGCACAACCCCGGTGTTTTTCAGCTGTCCTGATGGTGATACGCTTGATCCAAGCGGTAACGACGAGGTCTACGTAGGAGATGACTGCGGTACAAAGTCTAGTAGAACCGACGTTGAGCGTAAGGGAGGATCAGAGAATGGTTACTCTTTCAAAATGAACAAGGCGCCAACGCAACAGGAAACCTTCTGCTACAAATGCAAGAAGTCGGATGGTGCAATCGACGACTGCATGGTCAAAATCAAAACAGTACCCACCATAACGATAGTTTTGCCACCAGATGATGACTTATCTTCCGGAGCAGCGGTCACCAATTACGTCAGTGGTCACTTGTGTATGGCAGCCTTGTGGCTCGGATTCCGTTTTTTAAACGGTGCACCCTGA
- a CDS encoding hypothetical protein (encoded by transcript TGME49_258828~Signal peptide predicted by SignalP 2.0 HMM (probability 0.999) with cleavage site probability 0.310 at residue 107~Predicted trans-membrane domain (TMHMM2.0):9-32:55-78), protein MFFTFFKHLFFFVASGVISFLCSFFSLFFLLLRCLLLFASFYSLSQLFLSLCSRALLLSVQISACFPSLTLPLLLFQVLPLLLSRRLLSPLLPSGFSSSLFLALCMPRRLPLPQAFRQPAVQRRIALSSVDPK, encoded by the exons ATGTTTTTTACTTTTTTTAAGcacctttttttcttcgtcgcatCTGGCGTCATATcctttctttgttcttttttctctctcttcttcctccttcttcgctgtcttcttctctttgcttccttttactctctgtctcagctcttcttgtctctgtgcagTCGTGCCCTCCTGCTCTCCGTCCAAATCTCCGCTTGCTTTCCTTCGTTGactcttccgcttcttctctttcaagttcttcctcttctcctttctcgtcgtttgctctctcctcttctacCTTctggtttctcttcttctctcttcctagCTCTCTGCATGCCTCGGCGTCTGCCGCTCCCACAA gCGTTCCGACAGCCGGCAGTTCAAAGACGcatcgctctctcttcagtcGATCCGAAATGA
- a CDS encoding hypothetical protein (encoded by transcript TGME49_258826~Predicted trans-membrane domain (TMHMM2.0):891-914) has product MWRSSPLPRSFPRLLLALASLCCLYLPPPPVYVRPCNSFTQRASSAPSFAVASPLSAGDEEASPVLDLSPNDLQTLLEIENEGSHVKRRPLLFVAFVAPWCGHCRALHGPFHDAAEVYVHQIHALRASRHRALAAFRSEAARAVAEAEASAAAAETRLLSLKQQTLEEDVQKAEAEAVKARQAVAALKRRLGEEERRLQLEDSRSRDVYPDVLFGRFDCFASREAETICQSAFQVDRYPTLLLLRSLADLGGAALARASREDQPKFPAARVSAYPAGRPRTSAAIVDFLLKATADHASLVASLSPQEREGNGFFSWLSRRLEGESVRIVSGAEELRVLLRPASADFHVTDVSFLLCLATRENGALSAPLEQVHAAVELFAGVAKRENAVRHFLVTLDAQLCTQFLDVLQLPHLFQFLATRNAESIEHRDTPAVSRRLLSELRPALTVAAVQPELHLPAPFWGSAREEEGGGASADEEETQRTTRRRLQALQVVLSEVWADQVRTRVLRRQREEATCQREKREGRSGRGRCGVEEGGKKRRGGFCLSSLPILDDLSLMVAPLFTGPFGASADTTSSPLEKFLRARSAPVLPLVSQENFLNLRSSKDRTLVLLALDLRALDWMSELNTVALTAVLLKTLIRLKRGKWREELLPSFREAEAAETGEKDEDARAERDEAWDDAAVLRSIVAREDLILSSDDVLLIDPSADPRDTLGPGAWKPDDANEMETLLLVEKIWKLTKVASCMYTAERQSVSPFPRGEFAQASSAGLTSFTLGIVDGLMFSDSLEEYGVYAPGDLPAVLAFPPLAGSNRKQSAGKGDEPVHRVYRDKERLTLDSLFRGLQLLEAGELEPQVEGSVEGEGQAPVVRFVLQRWRQLRKWLKSLKRDASRSWPDFIRIVLGLLAFALILVLTVILLISTVCCGGGAGDGESVVTSDDEDFSTDEEDEDEFGGAQGETADMPTLEEVKRRAERMLRNRRRRVAGPERHSKVAGAECEQKESGEGQDKHTARAQTGDEQ; this is encoded by the coding sequence ATGTggcgctcttctcctcttcctcgttcctttccgcgccttcttctcgctctcgcctctctctgctgtctctacCTCCCACCTCCTCCGGTGTATGTACGCCCGTGCAACTCATTCACACAACGCGCCTCGTCTGCCCcctccttcgccgtcgcTTCGCCGCTTTCAGCTGGCGATGAGGAGGCAAGTCCCGTCTTGGATTTGAGTCCGAACGATCTGCAGACCCTCCTGGAAATTGAGAACGAAGGCAGCCATGTGAAACGCAGGCCGttgctcttcgtcgccttcgtggCACCCTGGTGCGGCCACTGTCGCGCGCTCCACGGCCCGTTCCACGACGCAgctgaggtgtacgtacaccagaTTCACGCGCTGAGAGCGAGTCGCCACAGAGCGCTCGCGGCCTTTCGATCTGAGGCGGCGCGGGCGGTggccgaggcagaggcgagtgctgctgcggcggagacgcgccttctgtctctgaagcagcagacgctcgaagaagacgtccagaaggcagaggccgAGGCAGTCAAAGCTCGGCAGGCGGTTGCTGCGCTCAAGCGTAGACTCggtgaggaggagagacgcctccAACTCGAAGACTCCAGGAGTCGAGACGTGTATCCGGACGTTCTTTTTGGGCGCTTCGACTGTTTCGCTTCGCGGGAGGCCGAGACCATTTGCCAGAGCGCCTTCCAAGTCGATCGATAccccactcttcttcttcttcgctctctcgcagATCTCGGAGGTGCCGCCCTCGCTCGCGCCTCGAGAGAGGACCAGCCGAAATTCCCCGCGGCCCGCGTCTCGGCGTATCCCGCGGGTCGGCCGCGAACGAGCGCCGCCATCGTCGACTTCCTTCTCAAGGCGACGGCGGACCACGCTTCACtcgttgcttctctttctccccaagagagggaaggaaacggctttttctcttggctttctcggcgtctcgAAGGCGAGTCCGTCCGGATCGTCTCGGGCGCCGAAGAGCTGCGAGTCCTCCTCCGACCTGCTTCCGCGGACTTCCACGTGACGgatgtctcctttctcctttgccTAGCCACTCGGGAAAACGGGGCTCTTTCGGCGCCCCTCGaacaggtgcatgcagccgtgGAGCTCTTCGCTGGAGTCGCGAAGCGCGAAAACGCCGTGCGACACTTCCTCGTCACCCTCGACGCGCAGCTCTGCACGCAGTTCCTAGACGTCCTGCAACTCCCTCACTTGTTTCAGTTTCTCGCGACTCGCAACGCAGAGTCGATCGAGCACCGAGACACCCCAGCGGTTTCCCGGAGACTTCTTTCAGAGCTCCGCCCGGCTCTCACCGTGGCGGCGGTACAGCCGGAGCTGCACCTTCCAGCCCCGTTCTGGGGTTCCGCgcgggaagaggaaggcggcggagCGAGcgccgacgaagaggagacccAGCGAACGACGCGGAGAAGGCTGCAAGCGCTCCAGGTCGTTCTCAGCGAAGTGTGGGCTGACCAAGTGCGCACGCGGGTGCTTCGGCGCCAGCGCGAAGAGGCGACTTGCcaaagggagaaacgcgaggggCGAAGCGGAAGGGGAAGGTGTGGGGTGGAggagggagggaagaagaggcgcgggGGGTTCTGCTTGTCTTCACTGCCCATCCTCGACGACCTGAGCTTGATGGTGGCGCCTCTGTTTACCGGCCCGTTCGGCGCGAGCGCCGACACGACCTCCTCGCCGCTGGAGAAGTTTTTGCGTGCTCGAAGCGCGCCTGTGTTGCCGCTCGTGTCCCAGGAAAACTTCTTGAATTTGAGGAGCTCAAAGGATCGAACGCTTGTCCTGCTTGCCCTCGACTTGCGCGCGCTCGACTGGATGAGTGAGCTGAATACGGTAGCTCTGACGGCTGTGCTGCTGAAGACGCTGATCCGCCTCAAGCGAGGCAAGTGGCGAGAAGAGTTGCTGCCTTCGTTccgcgaagcagaggcggctGAGACTGGCGAAAAGGACGAGGACGCGCGtgcagagcgagacgagGCATGGGACGACGCTGCTGTGCTTCGTTCGATCGTCGCCCGCGAAGATTTAATTCTCAGCAGCGACGACGTGCTTCTCATCGACCCTTCAGCGGATCCGCGAGACACCCTCGGACCCGGCGCCTGGAAGCCCGACGACGCAAACGAAATGGAGACGCTTCTGTTGGTCGAGAAGATCTGGAAGCTGACCAAGGTGGCCAGCTGCATGTACACTGCGGAGAGGCAGTCGGTGTCGCCTTTTCCGCGAGGCGAATTTGCTCAGGCTTCGTCAGCAGGGTTGACTTCGTTTACGCTTGGCATCGTCGACGGCCTCATgttctctgactctctcgAAGAATACGGGGTGTATGCACCTGGCGACTTGCCGGCAGTCCTCGCCTTTCCGCCACTTGCTGGGAGCAATCGGAAGCAGAGCGCTGGGAAAGGCGACGAACCCGTCCACAGGGTGTACCGCGACAAAGAGCGCTTGACTCTCGACTCGCTCTTCCGCGGCCTGCAACTTCTTGAGGCCGGCGAACTGGAGCCCCAAGTGGAAGGCTCTGTCGAAGGCGAAGGGCAGGCGCCGGTTGTCCGCTTCGTTCTGCAGCGGTGGAGACAGTTGCGCAAGTGGCTCAAGTCCCTGAAGCGCGACGCCTCCCGGTCCTGGCCGGACTTCATTCGCATCGTCTTgggtctcctcgctttcgccCTCATTCTCGTTCTCACTGTCATCCTCCTCATTAGCACCGTGTGCTGTGGCGGCGGCGCCGGGGACGGTGAGTCGGTCGTTACCTCGGACGACGAGGACTTCtcgacagacgaggaagacgaagatgagTTCGGGGGCGCTCAAGGCGAGACAGCGGACATGCCTACTTTGGAGGAAGTCAAAAGGAGAGCGGAGCGCATGCTTCGGAACCGAAGGCGCCGCGTGGCTGGGCCGGAGCGACATTCCAAGGTGGCAGGCGCAGAATGTGAACAaaaagaaagtggagaagggcaAGACAAACACACGGCAAGGGCGCAGACAGGGGACGAACAGTAA
- the ROP31 gene encoding rhoptry kinase family protein ROP31 (encoded by transcript TGME49_258800~Gene product name based on ToxoDB Community Expert Annotation.~Signal peptide predicted by SignalP 2.0 HMM (probability 0.998) with cleavage site probability 0.988 at residue 20~Predicted trans-membrane domain (TMHMM2.0):4-27), producing MRAQVALCLSLFLFATGVFGIKLQITSRQKKVGRLPADTQPEESALETGFSDSRAKRGFSQASPDGRRQSAGRSPSRRSDWISEISASPLETPSSATSTGRSGTYAVDRTQQRRPVWNRFRAVQTHFARLAWRLCRPFICPSVRRRFRHTEHGPIPAVNFRMGLETGQAALADYCGMLRLTEREACTETAQQVSDLLISTQVMPPDRNLVFESLFNPGSRVNLTRGELLGCGGTSNVYSMTQEDGTKVAVKILSSYAQMTNLASVLSAGASAMKIMRREAGISELLGNQDLDDILYNDRLLVPSDVLRLPGKNDWFFPEQSTVIYNFFLAFPIAAGTLEDVVPLLDTTQKSFAARVSATVQMVKVVAGLHRKGLVHGDLKPSNFLVSNSGIVLLGDFSYAYVRGQMSTFPIITWAFFSPENIRMATQFSQVRVELTHDSWMLAFTIYFLWCGRLPWGIAIEEGDYRKIVAILDQNTPETLNFHNCNGIPAGIQQLIRLLLAKDPSRRWTPEKAIAELNIFKLNRSEYAAQT from the coding sequence ATGCGAGCCCAGGTGGCACTGTGTTTGTCCCTGTTTTTGTTTGCGACTGGTGTTTTCGGTATCAAGCTACAGATTACGTCCAGACAAAAGAAAGTGGGCAGGCTCCCTGCTGACACTCAGCCTGAAGAATCTGCACTCGAGACAGGTTTCTCAGACTCACGGGCAAAACGCGGCTTCTCCCAGGCAAGCCCGGACGGGAGAAGGCAGTCTGCGGGACGGTCACCGAGTAGACGAAGCGACTGGATATCTGAAATCAGTGCCTCCCCTCTGGAGACACCTTCCAGTGCGACATCtacaggaagaagcgggacGTATGCTGTTGATCGAACACAGCAGCGAAGACCAGTGTGGAACAGATTCAGAGCCGTTCAAACGCATTTCGCCCGCTTGGCTTGGCGACTTTGCAGGCCGTTCATCTGCCCGTCCGTTCGCCGTCGGTTCCGACACACTGAGCATGGGCCAATTCCCGCAGTCAACTTTCGTATGGGTCTTGAGACTGGTCAGGCTGCGCTTGCCGATTACTGTGGCATGCTTCGTCTGACGGAAAGAGAGGCATGCACGGAAACTGCGCAACAAGTGAGCGACTTGCTAATCTCCACCCAAGTGATGCCTCCCGACAGAAATCTTGTGTTTGAATCTCTGTTCAATCCGGGATCGAGAGTCAACCTTACAAGGGGAGAGCTCCTCGGCTGTGGAGGTACTAGCAATGTCTACTCTATGACTCAGGAGGACGGCACCAAAGTCGCAGTCAAAATTTTGAGTAGTTACGCTCAAATGACTAATTTGGCATCAGTCCTGTCAGCTGGCGCCTCAGCCATGAAAATTATGCGCCGAGAAGCGGGAATTTCCGAGCTTCTAGGCAATCAAGATCTCGACGATATTCTATATAACGACCGGCTACTAGTCCCCAGCGACGTGCTGCGGCTCCCTGGCAAAAATGATTGGTTTTTCCCGGAACAGTCAACGGTGATATACAATTTTTTTCTGGCGTTCCCGATCGCGGCAGGAACTTTAGAAGATGTCGTTCCGCTTCTTGACACCACGCAGAAGAGTTTCGCAGCGAGAGTTTCCGCTACAGTCCAAATGGTCAAAGTGGTAGCGGGACTCCACCGAAAAGGTCTGGTTCACGGCGACCTCAAGCCGTCGAACTTCCTTGTGTCCAACAGTGGCATCGTGCTCCTTGGCGACTTCTCGTACGCGTATGTGCGAGGTCAAATGTCTACTTTTCCAATTATCACTTGGGCTTTTTTCAGTCCAGAGAACATTCGAATGGCTACGCAATTTTCTCAAGTTCGGGTTGAGCTGACCCACGATTCTTGGATGCTCGCCTTCACGATCTACTTTCTCTGGTGCGGTCGCCTCCCATGGGGTATAGCCATCGAAGAAGGCGATTACAGAAAAATCGTTGCTATCCTCGATCAGAATACGCCGGAGACGCTAAACTTCCACAACTGCAATGGAATTCCTGCAGGCATCCAGCAGCTTATTCGGCTGCTCCTAGCGAAAGACCCCAGTCGGCGTTGGACGCCGGAAAAAGCAATAGCTGAATTGAATATATTCAAACTCAACCGCTCCGAATATGCGGCGCAAACATGA
- a CDS encoding OTU family cysteine protease (encoded by transcript TGME49_258780), with amino-acid sequence MPLCRNSAPSPHDGERAESPRDDTHEITHRFSRLRLPSSLASHERTDAVPAMLPPSPRDLIVVDRLSRKVNVSSFATVMKAYLILKNRVAAQRANKEFQEGQRRVLPLWGRRSSRVALESPSHSRGKLGSLKGLSETATRGRTDRETQRGSRLGPREYAESLPRDPASPKPPQRPLSDGESFDAWTPDAPDGVRAVGAVGRMKACQSLLEQRLGFLGFKSVHIAGDGNCQFRSCSWNMFGSEEHHRVVRARAVQHMREHREEYGVFFEADDFEKYLKNMSRSGTWGDELSVRAIADSFQCTIHIITSTDTNWYLRYDPQGAAGKNVEAVRHIFLTYISPIHYNAFTIDDLSASDSETTGAQRG; translated from the coding sequence ATGCCGCTCTGTCGGAACTCGGCGCCGTCACCTCACGACGGGGAGCGGGCGGAGAGTCCGAGAGATGACACACACGAAATAACGCATAGATTTTCCCGGCTGCGGCTGCCCTCGTCACTGGCGAGCCACGAACGGACAGACGCAGTGCCGGCGATGTTGCCGCCGAGCCCGCGAGACCTGATTGTGGTGGATCGACTGTCGCGGAAAGTGAATGTGAGTAGTTTCGCCACAGTCATGAAGGCGTACCTGATTCTGAAGAATCGCGTAGctgcgcagagagcgaacaaGGAATTTCAGGAGGGGCAGAGGCGCGTACTTCCGCTCTGGGGCAGGAGAAGCAGTCGCGTGGCTCTGGAGAGCCCGTCGCATAGCCGCGGCAAGCTCGGTAGTCTAAAGGGTTTGTCAGAGACGGCAACGCGCGGAAGGACAGACCGAGAAACGCAGCGCGGGTCCCGTCTTGGCCCACGCGAGTACGCTGAGAGCTTGCCCCGGGATCCGGCTTCCCCAAAACCGCCGCAGCGCCCGTTGAGTGATGGCGAGTCGTTTGACGCCTGGACTCCCGACGCTCCTGACGGTGTCAGAGCTGTCGGGGCTGTCGGGAGAATGAAGGCATGCCAGTCGCTGCTTGAACAGCGCCTAGGGTTTTTGGGATTCAAGAGCGTGCACATTGCGGGCGACGGGAACTGCCAGTTCCGGTCCTGCTCCTGGAACATGTTTGGATCCGAGGAACACCACAGAGTTGTGCGCGCGCGGGCTGTGCAGCACATGCgcgaacacagagaggagtacggcgtcttcttcgaggcTGACGACTTTGAAAAGTACCTGAAGAACATGTCGCGATCCGGGACCTGGGGAGACGAACTGTCTGTTCGTGCCATAGCCGACAGTTTCCAGTGTACCATCCACATCATCACCTCCACAGATACGAACTGGTATCTGCGATACGACCCCCAGGGTGCTGCGGGAAAAAATGTGGAAGCCGTCAGGCACATCTTCCTCACGTACATCTCACCCATACACTACAACGCCTTCACCATCGACGACCTTTCGGCCTCCGACTCGGAAACGACGGGCGCACAACGAGGGTGA
- a CDS encoding zinc finger, C3HC4 type (RING finger) domain-containing protein (encoded by transcript TGME49_258790), with protein sequence MASSHGHASAGSSLAAAASEDEREQPSPGSALAEHAPAQEPVGQAAGCRESRDTSSSSAGCTDTSRSAGASIPVPVRRTYLDEVPEDLKCPICFDSAVSCRTPCAHFFCYACINSHINNRLRQQQAVNCPLCRTAVSATNLMSIGGDKVARVRALRVVCVGAVSGCGVSGTLEQVEAHENVCPHVLVFCSFRDRGCIAPLIRREAPVHEKRCRFNPLVRACRHNLSGCKVRGTEELLLLHEHRCRYRNMEKFVRCPHFESAGCGLLIKKKYRERHADCCAFKLVKDVENLSPRSPAAAEAEADSVRRLAKRRRAPVRNTEGEREEGEEEREGQEERQVSVVAEGERKKLRVEAEPQARQGAGSGGGTDAEDDGSRKEESALSELHSFRISFEWRNQEKAISYEDLREQLRPYLPNVASVEAGRTFGEFHAIVENVPVTMLRAVGMAADPQISCSLFDLNLRLKGITTVQEGIW encoded by the exons ATGGCATCCTCGCACGGGCATGCGTCTGCAGGATCTTCGCTGGCCGCCGCCGCCAGCGAAGACGAGCGCGAACAGCCGTCGCCAGGCTCTGCTCTTGCGGAGCATGCGCCTGCGCAGGAGCCTGTCGGGCAAGCTGCGGGCTGTcgcgaaagcagagacacgagcaGCTCGAGCGCCGGttgtacagacacctcgcGCAGCGCGGGGGCGTCGATTCCTGTGCCTGTGCGCCGGACCTACTTGGACGAAGTCCCCGAAGATTTAAAGTGTCCGATTTGCTTCGACAGCGCAGTCAGCTGTCGCACCCCGTGTGCTCACTTCTTCTGCTACGCATGCATCAACAGCCATATCAACAACAGACTCCGACAGCAGCAGGCCGTCAACTGTCCGCTCTGTCGCACAGCCGTCAGCGCCACGAACCTCATGAGCATTGGAGGAGACAAGGTCGCCAGG GTGCGGGCGTTgcgcgtcgtctgcgttGGCGCCGTCAGCGGCTGCGGGGTCTCCGGCACTCTCGAGCAAGTGGAGGCTCACGAGAATGTTTGTCCCCATGTCCTCGTTTTTTGCTCCTTCCGCGATCGCGGCTGCATTGCCCCCCTCATCAGACGCGAG gCGCCCGTCCATGAAAAACGCTGTCGATTCAACCCTCTCGTCCGAGCGTGTCGCCACAATCTGTCAGGCTGCAAAGTCCGCGGCACTGAGGAGCTTCTCCTCCTACACGAGCACCGGTGCAG atACAGAAACATGGAAAAGTTTGTGCGATGTCCACACTTCGAGTCTGCCGGCTGTGGGTTGTTGATAAAGAAGAAGTACCGAGAGCGCCATGCGGACTGCTGCGCATTCAAACTTGTGAAGGATGTCGAGaatctctctcctcgctctcccgcAGCGGCAGAGGCTGAGGCAGACAGTGTGCGGCGGCTGGCGAAACGTCGTCGCGCGCCAGTCcgaaacacagaaggagagagggaagaaggagaagaagagagggaaggacaagaagaaagacaggtGTCTGTCGTcgcagagggagagcgaaagaagttGCGCGTCGAGGCAGAGCCGCAGGCGAGACAAGGTGCAGGAAGTGGAGGTGGCACAGATGCCGAAGACGACGGGTCTcggaaggaagaaagtgCACTGTCCGAGCTTCATTCATTCCGCATCTCCTTCGAGTGGAGAAACCAGGAAAAAGCAATTTCCTACGAGGATCTACGCGAGCAGTTGCGACCCTACCTTCCCAATGTGGCGTCTGTGGAAGCCGGCAGAACATTCGGCGAGTTTCACGCCATCGTTGAAAA TGTTCCAGTGACGATGCTTCGCGCCGTCGGGATGGCAGCCGACCCTCAAATCAGCTGCAGTCTGTTCGACTTGAATCTGCGACTCAAGGGTATAACAACTGTGCAGGAAGGCATCTGGTGA